The sequence CTTCTCACCCACAGACACTGGGTTAAATAGCATTCACGGGCTTGCTGTGGCCCTTTTTGTTCTCAGCAGGCAAATAAGACTTGCTGTGAGTCAGAAGTGGCTGATTGCCTAGGACTGCCAGACCATGGGGGCTTTCAACATCTCTGGAGCTCATGTTCATGTTGAATTGTTCATGAAAAGGTgaggatggggggaaaaaaaaaatgtggggggGTGTTAAGGAAATGTTTGAAAGGgttgttttaattcatttccagttttattCTCATTTCATGACATTTTAGCAGTAATAAAGGTTTGTATATGTCATATAATTTCAAATGAACATGTACACCACAGTATGGTAAGCTATGTATaaggatttaattaaaatatcacaCAGGTGTGTTTCTATATAgtcactttgtttttaaagcattgctACTTAACACAGATGTAAGCACTGTCACTTTCTAAGtcaaaatttctgttctttgtgcTGTAATAAACACCTTGCCATTTGCTCTAGACTATTAAAGGGGTGTTCGTGTGTACCCACTGAGCCTTCAAAAAGAATACTGGAGTAATTCAAGGatctcaaaataaaatctttttgagcaactaatttatttttgagaggAAAATATCAAATTGTTTTGTTAATGTGttctaatacagaaaatataaatcctTCTGGTCAGAGTAGCAGCTTTCATTAAAGACTTCAACGACAAAACATATAAGATgtcatataaaagaaaatgacagtaTGGTTGCTTAGCACTGTATTATATGGCATGCCATGTGATATACATTGGTGgtagaaacataaaatatttagtaCAGCCTGGCCGCATTCACCATATTCTGCTCCAGCTGTCAGGCCATGAAATaatctataaataaaaacaacatacTCCTTGAAACAATatatttgttgaaaaataagaaCACATTTGAAACAGTCATTAATGAGTATGCTGTTGTGTTGAAATAGCTTTTCCTCTGAGAAGACTTTTGATGAAAAGGGGTCTCTCTGGTTTTCCTGTAGATATGCCAGGATAGCAGGGGGAGAAAGGATAAAAACCCTGTCTGAGGTCTCAACCAACATGCTGTCTTTCCCCCAGACCCTCCCCAGGTGCCGTTCTCCTTTTTGCAAGAGCTGGCGTAGCAGCCCCGGGTGGTGCCGAGGGCTAGGTAGGGACAGGGACTAAATGTTTAAGCAGGACCCATGCTCCAGGCAGCCCTTGGACTACTTGCTCTGCAAAACAACCACTGTAAGAAGTGCTGGGAGCTGAAAAGAGAAGGCAGCGGCTTTGCGGCCATCTTCCCCTGCCCCAGAAGAAACCCCATCAGCCAGTCCATCCAGCTGCGTGGCGTTACTGAAGACCTCGGTGGTGTTTGACACCTCTTCAGGAAGGCCCATCTGGAGCAAGAGTTTAGAGATAAGGCTGTTGAACTTGCTCTCCGTGGTAGAGAAGGGCTCTCCGCTTGGGGTCGGGCTGTCGGACGTGACGTTTAGCTCCACCGGGTCGAGACAGTAACCTTCTGGTGATCTGTCATAGAGCACGTCCATCAGGTCAATCCCAGCTACCGAGGACGGGGAGGCACAGGGGATATCCCTGACGAGCCCGTAGCTCTCCATCCACTCCTTCAGCCACTCGATGCGGCAGTCGCACTCCCAGGGGTTGCGGAAGAGGTACAGCCGCCCCAGGAAGTACACCGGctggaagacagaaaagggCAGGGTCGTCAGGTTGTTGCTGTTCAAGTGCAAGGAGACCAGGCTGGTGAGGTTCTCGAAAGCCCCCTCCTCGATGTAGTTGATCCTGTTGCGGTCCAGGTACAGGACCTCCAGCTCCACCAGGTCCCGGAACCAGGTGTTGGAAACGTTCCTGAGGAAATTCCCCCCCAGGTTGAGCATTTTCAGGCACCTCAGGCCATCAAAGGAATTTTCTGGAAGCTCACTGATCAAGT comes from Anser cygnoides isolate HZ-2024a breed goose chromosome 1, Taihu_goose_T2T_genome, whole genome shotgun sequence and encodes:
- the NYX gene encoding nyctalopin isoform X2; this translates as MFAIILNVILWVPRAHAVWACMRSCPASCVCTQERSCSVLCDRAGLGQIPSEFPCEASSINLDKNSIKFLAERAFGTLPSLKSLSLNHNNISFITPGAFKGLPSLTELKMAHNEYIRYLHTRTFTALRRLVKLDLADCNLFNIPDRIFIELPALQELLCFQNNFRRIPGAIRGMENLTHVYLERNRIEAVAYNSLQGLIKLKYLNLQDNRINVIHERAFQGCRKMEYLYLNDNLISELPENSFDGLRCLKMLNLGGNFLRNVSNTWFRDLVELEVLYLDRNRINYIEEGAFENLTSLVSLHLNSNNLTTLPFSVFQPVYFLGRLYLFRNPWECDCRIEWLKEWMESYGLVRDIPCASPSSVAGIDLMDVLYDRSPEGYCLDPVELNVTSDSPTPSGEPFSTTESKFNSLISKLLLQMGLPEEVSNTTEVFSNATQLDGLADGVSSGAGEDGRKAAAFSFQLPALLTVVVLQSK
- the NYX gene encoding nyctalopin isoform X3; this translates as MPLVNNQVILWVPRAHAVWACMRSCPASCVCTQERSCSVLCDRAGLGQIPSEFPCEASSINLDKNSIKFLAERAFGTLPSLKSLSLNHNNISFITPGAFKGLPSLTELKMAHNEYIRYLHTRTFTALRRLVKLDLADCNLFNIPDRIFIELPALQELLCFQNNFRRIPGAIRGMENLTHVYLERNRIEAVAYNSLQGLIKLKYLNLQDNRINVIHERAFQGCRKMEYLYLNDNLISELPENSFDGLRCLKMLNLGGNFLRNVSNTWFRDLVELEVLYLDRNRINYIEEGAFENLTSLVSLHLNSNNLTTLPFSVFQPVYFLGRLYLFRNPWECDCRIEWLKEWMESYGLVRDIPCASPSSVAGIDLMDVLYDRSPEGYCLDPVELNVTSDSPTPSGEPFSTTESKFNSLISKLLLQMGLPEEVSNTTEVFSNATQLDGLADGVSSGAGEDGRKAAAFSFQLPALLTVVVLQSK